Part of the Trichoderma asperellum chromosome 1, complete sequence genome is shown below.
TTGATCACGATTTCATTTTCATACATCAGCAAATGGATGCTCTAATACCGACAATCTACACCTACCGAACCTTTGTCTCAATCAAAATGCTGCTCCTCCGTCTTCTCGTGGCAGTCCTCTTCCATCTGCCAGTCGTGCTCTCAATGCCCTACTTTCCTACACATCTTGGTCTTCGTGATGGAAATATGGCGATCAATCCTCCTGTGCCTCCAACCACTATCGCCCCTTCGATTCCACCGTCATTGCCTCCACCGTCAACTACACCGATTCCAATCCCAACGACGACTGGAGATCATTGGAGGGAAATGTGCAAACCGGGTGCTGAATGCGACTGCACTCGCATCAAGGACAAAAACGGCGAAGAGTAATGAATaacctttctctctctctctattctcTATAAAAGAACTATTCCTTGCTACTAAATGAAGGTATTATATGTAGATACTTCCAATGCGTCACCAACCCTCGTTGCGATCACTGCTGGATCAATCTAACCGCTACTACAACGACTACAACTCGCCCCCTCCCATTTACATCTGTTACTCCCGTAACGAACTTTCTCAGAACGGATTATCAGACTCTGTTGCCAGGCACTTACACCAGCTCTTCTGGCGGGACAGCCCATGTGGTGATAGTGCAGCAGCCCTCTCAGTCGATTTCTATAAGCGTCGTGACAGCAACTGTGACTGATTTGGTGACGATTTCTGTGACCCCTTTCTGTAGTGCCTCTTTTGGCGGTTCAACAGCGACGGCGTCTCCGTCTGTGGAGTTTCAACCGGGTGTGGAATGGAAGAGATGAATTGGGTGGTATAGGCTAATATgggagaatgagaatgaagaTTGtgtaagaagaaaatagaagaaaattgATTATTCAAAATCGATGATTTGAAGGTGTTAATCATGGTGGTATCCTTCACTGCTAGATGTCTTTTAGATACAATAGCCAAGAAAAGGCGTCTTTAATGGGTTTAAGAAGCGACTTATTCTTTACAAATCCTGTTTGCTCGACTTACAACATGAGAGATTCAAAGCGAAAGAACACAGACACAAGCCAAAGCACCTCATTATCATCCGCAGCCATATTCAACCTTCACGTCACTTCACTGAACAAAATCTCCATACATCTCTTCTCGATATAATCCATCATCTCGTACATCCTCTAGTATACAAGTCGATTTACACAGAAGTACATTTTTCATCCTTCTTGTCGCAGCAAATACACAAATAAAAGTTTGGCAACCGTCAAAAGACCGCCTCGCGCACCGCGCCCTTCCCTGTTCCCCTTCTCCATTCGAGCATAAAGGCTTGACTTGCCCATGCCATGATGCCGAAGATATTTCTATATGCAAATAATCCTGTCCTCGATCGACAAACGCGAGAACCATAACCTGCCCTTTGTTtttcctgcttcttctcgcgTTCCTTTTTTCTCGCCCCTTTTGATGTTTTTACAATTATTACAAAGCTGAAACCATTATGTAGCGGAGAGATAGTGAAACGCCATATccatcaccttttttttgtgcgtCGTCATTTTTAAGATGGTTGAAAGGGTCTGCCTTAAGCCTTGGGAGCCTCGCCACCCTCCTTCTTAGATCCAAACATGCCTGAGAAGTTGCCCATCATGCTGTTCATCATCTCCTGCTGGGCCTTCTCCATAgcctgctgctcctccttgAGCCACTTCTCGCCGTTCTCACgaatctccttctccagagcCTGGTAGTTTCGCTGGCCGCGCTCGCGAGCAAGGTCTTGAATCATCTTGCCCTGCGCATAAGCCTCGCTGGGATCCTGCTCTCCGTCAACGGGCACAGTCATGCTCATCTTGCTTGGCTTCAGACCCAGCAGGTTGCCAAGCGCACCCATGCCAGACGGCTTTCCGTGGCCCTTCTTTTCAGCAAGCTTCTTGTTGAATTCTTTTCGAGCAATGGCTTCTCGGCGGGCAAATTCGGTAGGGATGTGCTTTCCTTCGAAAGACTTGAGGATCTTTCGCACGTCGGAGTACTGCATGGTGTGGATATATTCGAGGAAGGGAATCAGAGCAACGAGCTCCTTGTCGCTCGCATCGCCCTTCCAAGGCTCCAAAACGATAGCGTTCTCGGGCTGCTTGCGGACATGTGAGGCTTTGGTATCGAGGATGATGACCTTGGAAAGGTCACGGTTGAGGTATGAAAGATCCTATTTGGATTATTAAGTCAGTTTGGTTCAAAGCTACTACATTGGAACTAGAAAAAGGGTAGAAACTTACCTTGACAATCTCTCCGTCCTCGTATTTGGTCGCCTCGCGATAGAGAGGCCACATGATGAAGCGGAAAGGATCCAGCTTTCGGACAACGGGTTCCGCCATGCCAAAGGGCTGTGTGGTAAACAGAACCAGCTCATAGTACTGACTCAGATATCGGATAAAGTAGTCCATGCCAGGACGCTTGGCCACTCTCCAGCCGTGCTCACGAGTCCATTCGCTGTGAATGAGCATGTCGTCCAGACTGAGGCAGAGGGTATAGGGTCGCTCGAAGCTGGGGTCGGGATcgggcagcagcttctcgaacGCAGGATCCTGGTAGTAAGATACAGACTCAGACCATCGAGCCTTGGTGCGTTGCCACCACAGAAGAGGGCTCCAGCCGTTGGGAATATCCGGGTGACGGTCGGCTTCGATGGAGTCCTCCCAGTTGCGTCCCATGTATGCGACACTAACAACCGATCCCGTGCCAGCAACGGCCAGCATAAAGCGAGTCCACCACTTGCGATTGCGCTCGCTGGTAGAGACATattcctcttttcctccaCGGCCtcggccaccaccaccggcaGTTTCTTCCTCGGCGCCGACCTCCAACGCTGACGGCGACTTGCCCGCTCTCTGCTCCAGTTCGGCCTCTAGTGTTGACGGAATACCCTGGGTAAGATCGGGGAGCTTGTGGAAGGGAATGGGCTCAGGCTCGGCAGACTCGGCGGGCTTCTGCGCAGCATTGTCCTTTGGCGCTGCTGAGCTCTCTGCGGCGGGGTCTTTCGGCGTTGGTGAGGCCTGTTTCTGGGTGTCTTTGGGCGGCTGCGCAGAGCTCGGCTTGTTGCTCGCATAGGCTCGAAGGaattgagaagctggagctgctgtcgCCGGGCGAATCCGCAGAGGCTGCAGCGCCGCAGCTCGTGGTAGCCGGCCGGCCGTCAGCCCCAGCCGCGAGGCTTGAGCTACTCTGGAAAGCATCGTGATGAGAGACGTCGTTGAAGGATGCTGCGGGATAGTGGAAAGGCGAGAAAAATCAATTGCGCATGTCCAGGCCGCTGGACGTTGATCTCGATGCCGCCGGGTCCAATGCTCGTGGCTGGTTGCTGCGGGCGTTGGATGGTCGTGGAGGATGGAAGCTTCCTGCTCGGTAGTGACTCTCGCTCCTCTGCGTACTGGCCCGCCGCCGTCATCCAagagattttttttgtcgGGCAGGTCTCAGCCGGGGTTTAAGCGATTCTGGCATGTTCTGCTCGAGGTGGGGGTTTCTGCATTTGCCCCGTTTGGGCCCCTCACTGCCGCGTCCGGTCTAGCGCGCTCGCGTCCGGCTCACGTGCAAGGCGCTGCTAGCAGTTGGAGAACTCTCGGCCTTTCCGCTTTCTTCCCCAAAACCTCCGATCGGTACTGGGTACTTTGTCTGATATTCCCGGTTTGTCATAAGACAAAAATCGGCCTTCCCCAGCTTCCGTCTTTTGTCTTCCCCTCACTCGAGCAAAACCCTTGTTTTGGTCGTGTCTCTGTTCCTAATACGACGCTCATCTCAGATATTACTGCATATTGGTAGCGATATTACTGGCGACTCTCGCTCCAAGTCCCTTGTCTCAGCGCTGCTCTGGAACACCCGCCATTCCTTGACCATCGGGTGATCTCTCGTCCTCCGCCAATCAGTCAGACCCCTATCATGGCTTTTGCGTTCGGTGCAATTTAGAGGGTGGTTCATCTCGAGTCTTGTCATCTCGCCATGGAACCACTCTCGACGAGGCACCTCGTTCCCTGCAATTGATTGACTGACTTTATTCCGCCCTATTTAACCGCCGGTGTGGCAGGCCAGCTGGACCCCAGATTGCGAATACCACTGGCTACATGCAGATTGCGTTTTCACCATAGTTCGCCACATCTCGAAATTGGAAACAAGCTATATTTCCTTTCCCGCTCGACCACCTCATCATGTCTGAACATCCTTCCAAGAGCACTGGCCGCCGGCCTTCAATGACCAAGCCTGTGCCGCCACCAGCCCCAAGAAAGGCGCAAGCCACGGCCAAGAAGTCGCAAGCCGGGGCGCATAAACCACACGCCTCAGGAAACAAGGCGCATACGACCGCAATACAGAAGCCTCAGGCGGCTTCAACCATGGTTGCGGTCGAGCTCGAGGCTCCAGAGCAGGAGTCTCAAGCCTTGGCGGCCAGCAATGACAAGCCGGAAACTACATCTATCGATTCTCTGGCTGTTGATATCGCTTCTCTGACTCTCGATACTCCCATCATCGAACTCCGAAAGAAACCACCGCGCGTCCCGGCAACGCCGTTTCactttctttctctgccCTCGGAACTGCGCGTCAAGATTTACGAATACTACTTTGAAGAAAACGAAGACGTCCTAGACTTATCTCCAGAAAACTACAAGCGCTACCACAAGAGG
Proteins encoded:
- a CDS encoding uncharacterized protein (EggNog:ENOG41~SECRETED:SignalP(1-19)) — encoded protein: MLLLRLLVAVLFHLPVVLSMPYFPTHLGLRDGNMAINPPVPPTTIAPSIPPSLPPPSTTPIPIPTTTGDHWREMCKPGAECDCTRIKDKNGEE
- the TIM50 gene encoding mitochondrial inner membrane protein required for protein import (BUSCO:EOG092D2DNW~TransMembrane:1 (i157-178o)), which translates into the protein MLSRVAQASRLGLTAGRLPRAAALQPLRIRPATAAPASQFLRAYASNKPSSAQPPKDTQKQASPTPKDPAAESSAAPKDNAAQKPAESAEPEPIPFHKLPDLTQGIPSTLEAELEQRAGKSPSALEVGAEEETAGGGGRGRGGKEEYVSTSERNRKWWTRFMLAVAGTGSVVSVAYMGRNWEDSIEADRHPDIPNGWSPLLWWQRTKARWSESVSYYQDPAFEKLLPDPDPSFERPYTLCLSLDDMLIHSEWTREHGWRVAKRPGMDYFIRYLSQYYELVLFTTQPFGMAEPVVRKLDPFRFIMWPLYREATKYEDGEIVKDLSYLNRDLSKVIILDTKASHVRKQPENAIVLEPWKGDASDKELVALIPFLEYIHTMQYSDVRKILKSFEGKHIPTEFARREAIARKEFNKKLAEKKGHGKPSGMGALGNLLGLKPSKMSMTVPVDGEQDPSEAYAQGKMIQDLARERGQRNYQALEKEIRENGEKWLKEEQQAMEKAQQEMMNSMMGNFSGMFGSKKEGGEAPKA